The following proteins come from a genomic window of Pirellulaceae bacterium:
- a CDS encoding efflux RND transporter periplasmic adaptor subunit has translation MSESSSKTETATPHPTDHRNVSWWIKLIIRPLLFLLVGVILIAALGVAQKAGWITSEGEPRASSGTGGKQTYTCPMHPQIRTPEPDRCPICGMELVPATSTGTDDLDELSVRIQPAQRRLSNIQVSEVRNEPVDATINSIGAIAIDESRMATISSYFDGRIERLFADYTGVRVQKGDHLAIIYSPELFAAQVEYIESRRSLATATSLESVRKAQETFVTNARQKLQELGLRENQIQELERTGKANSRQTIYSTIGGTVIEKLAVEGKYITTGEPIYRIADLSMVWLKLELYPEDVSRIRFGQQVKAQITSLPDQLLTGRVAFIDPVVNEKTRTVGVRVEFLNPNGNLRPGDYAEASIRLPIGQNGEIYDAKLAGKWISPMHPQIIRDAPGPCPICGMALVPTTRYGYASQPVKQPSSLFVPRSALLMAGKNSVVYVEVEPGRFEIRPVTLGPLLRDRAIVLQGLKAGEKVATAGNFLIDSQMQLAGKPSLIDPTRAIEKAATRNKPLQLPELLVAAIDGEAGSQLESLFASYFRIQQRLAADQQPPQKDLTELHSLATRLAADQNLSTEARNQLSEIATNSEHLDHLDLKQIRHDAFRPISHAIIKLASVARGSQGQQAFQQLFCPMVEGGSGDWLQAETTPANPYWGDKMTTCAIVVRSLPIPQAKAKQKSEQRDTETHSATGGQP, from the coding sequence ATGTCTGAATCCAGCTCGAAGACAGAAACCGCAACACCCCACCCCACGGATCATCGCAATGTGAGCTGGTGGATAAAGCTCATCATTCGGCCACTGTTATTCCTGCTCGTAGGCGTAATTCTGATCGCCGCGCTCGGGGTCGCTCAGAAAGCGGGTTGGATCACATCCGAGGGCGAGCCCCGCGCCTCATCGGGGACGGGTGGTAAGCAAACGTATACCTGTCCGATGCACCCTCAGATTCGGACTCCTGAACCTGATCGTTGTCCAATTTGCGGGATGGAACTCGTTCCGGCAACTTCAACAGGCACCGATGACTTGGATGAACTCTCGGTGAGAATCCAACCGGCACAGAGAAGACTTTCAAATATTCAAGTTAGCGAGGTGCGTAACGAACCGGTCGACGCCACAATCAATTCGATTGGTGCCATCGCTATCGACGAAAGCCGCATGGCCACAATCTCGTCTTATTTCGATGGACGCATTGAACGCTTATTTGCAGATTATACAGGCGTCAGGGTCCAGAAAGGTGACCATCTAGCGATCATCTACAGTCCTGAATTGTTTGCGGCCCAAGTCGAATATATTGAGAGTCGAAGATCTCTTGCTACCGCAACCTCGCTCGAATCTGTACGAAAGGCACAAGAAACGTTCGTCACGAATGCGAGACAAAAACTCCAGGAACTTGGCCTGAGAGAAAATCAAATTCAGGAACTGGAGCGAACGGGTAAAGCGAACTCCCGGCAGACAATCTATTCCACGATCGGAGGTACCGTCATCGAAAAACTGGCGGTAGAAGGAAAATACATCACGACAGGAGAACCCATCTATCGAATCGCCGATCTATCGATGGTTTGGTTGAAACTCGAACTCTATCCTGAAGATGTTTCGCGCATCCGATTTGGTCAGCAGGTCAAGGCTCAAATCACGTCGCTACCCGATCAGCTGCTCACAGGCCGCGTGGCATTCATTGATCCAGTCGTCAACGAAAAAACTCGCACGGTGGGTGTTCGTGTTGAATTCCTCAATCCCAACGGAAACCTTCGGCCCGGGGACTATGCGGAGGCTTCTATTCGCCTTCCCATTGGCCAGAACGGAGAAATCTACGATGCCAAACTTGCGGGAAAATGGATCAGTCCCATGCATCCGCAAATCATTCGAGACGCGCCGGGGCCCTGTCCTATCTGCGGAATGGCTCTCGTCCCCACGACGCGTTACGGTTACGCAAGTCAACCGGTGAAACAGCCTTCGTCGCTGTTCGTACCACGCTCTGCCCTGTTAATGGCTGGCAAAAACAGCGTGGTCTACGTGGAAGTCGAGCCGGGACGATTCGAAATACGACCGGTAACTTTGGGGCCACTTCTTCGAGATCGTGCGATTGTGCTCCAAGGCTTAAAGGCAGGGGAAAAGGTAGCGACGGCCGGCAACTTTTTGATCGATTCCCAAATGCAACTCGCAGGCAAACCCAGTTTGATCGATCCCACACGGGCAATCGAAAAAGCTGCAACTCGAAACAAGCCATTACAGTTACCGGAGCTTCTCGTCGCGGCGATCGACGGTGAGGCGGGATCCCAACTCGAATCGCTTTTCGCAAGCTATTTCCGCATTCAGCAACGATTGGCTGCTGACCAGCAACCCCCGCAAAAAGATCTCACAGAACTCCACTCGCTCGCTACGAGACTTGCCGCCGATCAAAACCTATCGACAGAAGCAAGGAATCAGCTGAGTGAAATCGCAACAAACAGCGAACACCTGGACCATCTTGATCTGAAACAAATAAGACATGATGCCTTCCGCCCCATTAGCCATGCAATCATAAAATTGGCCTCAGTCGCCCGGGGAAGTCAGGGCCAGCAAGCATTCCAGCAATTGTTTTGCCCAATGGTGGAAGGAGGATCCGGGGATTGGCTTCAGGCCGAAACCACACCGGCCAATCCGTACTGGGGCGATAAGATGACCACCTGCGCGATAGTAGTCCGTTCGCTTCCAATACCCCAAGCCAAAGCAAAGCAAAAGTCAGAACAGCGAGATACGGAAACTCATTCCGCGACCGGAGGTCAGCCGTGA
- a CDS encoding TolC family protein yields MNNKKRIHARTVRILGFVAERIWPVTLLSLVGLSLAGCASPRQPTSLACGPSKSSVVSSRAERIPPEVTRVAHTAVEESRVEVVHPEQLPSQIMHRQTSLDELTLAAEVSNPFLRRLFQDYQAARAKAQYIGKLPDPTIGTNVFGHPIETAAGAQRANLTAAQMLPWLPRLNAQAQQAYFEAAAIGQQLASERLKVFARVRILWYQLYVIEKHIEINTANQRLLQSLIDVANARVATGNTSQGDVLIGTLEFSRLEESLVELRQQRSSTTSEINRQVGRSAEIQIASPEQLHVVLPAWHHSMLRDAAWANQPEIESARIRTQASRWGIEVARLRRRPDVSLNANWFAIDDNRPLVPLVDVGQDAWSVGATLSVPIYHKKNNAIEREARWQHAASHSTVEEIMQRYDSAILDLWEQARAADKTARLYQDTIIPEAERALNADQQSYANGEVEFDRVIGDFRNLLTLELAHYRSIGQLATAIARIKQATGTELAEQPVPPNETSQQSATAEFPESRPSHPHRPPEPAEID; encoded by the coding sequence ATGAACAACAAAAAGCGAATTCACGCACGAACTGTGCGAATCCTCGGATTTGTCGCGGAGAGGATCTGGCCCGTGACTCTCCTGAGTCTGGTCGGACTCTCACTTGCGGGATGCGCATCTCCACGGCAACCAACGAGTTTGGCATGCGGCCCTTCCAAGAGCTCAGTCGTCTCCAGCAGAGCCGAACGGATCCCACCAGAAGTAACGCGAGTCGCACACACGGCGGTGGAGGAGTCGAGGGTCGAGGTCGTTCACCCTGAACAACTCCCCTCCCAGATCATGCACAGGCAAACATCGCTTGACGAGTTGACGCTTGCTGCGGAAGTCTCGAATCCATTTTTGCGTCGCCTCTTCCAGGATTACCAGGCTGCCCGCGCGAAAGCTCAGTACATCGGCAAATTGCCCGACCCAACCATTGGAACCAATGTATTTGGTCATCCAATCGAGACGGCTGCTGGAGCTCAGAGAGCGAATCTCACCGCAGCTCAGATGCTACCCTGGCTGCCTCGACTCAATGCGCAAGCGCAGCAGGCTTATTTTGAAGCAGCAGCGATTGGTCAACAGCTTGCATCAGAACGACTCAAAGTTTTCGCTCGTGTACGTATCCTTTGGTATCAACTTTACGTCATCGAGAAACACATCGAAATAAACACGGCGAACCAGCGTTTGCTGCAATCGCTCATCGACGTCGCCAACGCGCGCGTGGCAACGGGCAACACGTCGCAAGGCGATGTTCTGATTGGCACCTTGGAATTCAGCAGGCTTGAAGAATCCCTTGTTGAACTTCGTCAACAACGATCTTCGACGACATCAGAGATCAATCGACAGGTAGGCCGATCGGCCGAAATCCAGATTGCGTCACCTGAGCAATTGCACGTTGTCCTACCCGCCTGGCATCACTCCATGCTTCGGGATGCCGCCTGGGCCAATCAACCTGAAATCGAGTCGGCCAGAATTCGCACCCAGGCTTCGCGTTGGGGAATAGAAGTCGCCCGACTCCGTCGCCGTCCCGATGTTTCACTCAACGCTAACTGGTTTGCGATCGATGATAATCGTCCGCTCGTCCCTCTTGTTGATGTCGGACAAGATGCCTGGTCAGTGGGCGCGACGCTGAGCGTTCCGATTTACCACAAGAAAAACAATGCCATCGAACGAGAAGCTCGTTGGCAGCACGCCGCGTCTCATTCAACCGTAGAAGAAATAATGCAACGTTACGATTCTGCAATTCTTGATTTGTGGGAACAAGCACGCGCGGCAGACAAAACAGCGAGACTGTATCAAGATACGATCATCCCTGAGGCAGAACGCGCATTGAATGCGGACCAACAATCCTATGCAAACGGCGAAGTTGAATTCGATCGGGTGATCGGCGACTTCCGTAATTTGCTGACTCTCGAATTGGCGCACTATCGGTCGATCGGCCAACTGGCGACGGCAATCGCCAGAATTAAACAGGCGACAGGCACGGAACTTGCCGAACAGCCCGTTCCCCCCAACGAGACATCGCAGCAGTCTGCAACCGCAGAGTTTCCGGAGAGTCGCCCGTCTCACCCCCATCGGCCCCCAGAACCTGCCGAGATCGATTAG
- a CDS encoding sulfotransferase — protein sequence MSQTFPLIYIAGAGHSGTTLLDLMFGSHSQIRSAGELSQAEQKLPDLLRSDSLCMCGVKFSECDYWQQVRKSVEHADGASGFEVNTNDLSKFASRNLTLLRAMTSVRKERFLCDSSKSLQRLNKLVRSSAIDLFVVHMVRDARAVAFSYQRKGMRRKRKGSVDSIWKKRSYGFYSAARSWNRINLAVSRIIRRKKLRYCRVRYEDLVTSPEQQLRRVLANIGLEFEPQQLEFWAQEHHVFAGNRMRRKGPKRILFDQEYQHQISPFKWWLATFWANRGLRAYGYPLNHTISVSA from the coding sequence ATGAGTCAGACTTTTCCATTGATTTACATTGCAGGTGCTGGCCACAGTGGCACGACATTGCTCGACCTGATGTTCGGGTCGCATTCCCAAATTCGAAGCGCCGGTGAGCTGTCGCAAGCTGAGCAGAAATTACCTGATTTACTGCGCAGCGATTCGCTTTGCATGTGCGGCGTGAAGTTTTCGGAATGTGATTATTGGCAGCAAGTCAGGAAGTCAGTCGAGCATGCCGATGGGGCGTCCGGTTTTGAAGTCAACACAAATGACTTGTCGAAGTTCGCATCACGGAATTTGACGTTGCTGCGAGCGATGACTTCTGTTCGAAAAGAACGTTTTTTGTGCGACAGCTCGAAAAGCCTTCAACGCTTGAATAAACTTGTTCGATCTTCAGCGATTGATTTGTTCGTCGTGCATATGGTTCGCGATGCTCGTGCTGTGGCCTTTAGTTACCAACGCAAAGGAATGCGTAGGAAGAGGAAAGGCTCGGTTGATTCGATCTGGAAGAAAAGGTCGTATGGATTTTATTCAGCTGCTCGTTCATGGAATCGTATCAATTTAGCTGTCTCCCGCATTATTCGGCGGAAGAAACTTCGTTACTGTCGTGTTCGATACGAAGACTTGGTGACCAGTCCTGAGCAGCAGCTTCGTCGGGTCCTTGCAAATATTGGACTGGAGTTCGAGCCTCAACAGCTTGAGTTTTGGGCACAGGAACACCATGTGTTTGCTGGCAATCGAATGCGTCGAAAAGGTCCGAAAAGAATTCTGTTTGATCAGGAATACCAGCATCAAATCTCGCCCTTCAAATGGTGGCTCGCCACGTTTTGGGCGAATCGAGGATTAAGGGCTTATGGTTACCCACTAAATCATACGATTTCAGTATCTGCCTAG
- a CDS encoding sialate O-acetylesterase, which produces MINQILSGIRWLAPILMLVILTNPVGAELRLGKIFGDRMVLQRDQPVQIWGWTGSRQPVSVRFADQALSTKADQNGAWIVELKPMGAASSGRDLMVSGSQQEVVLRDVVVGDVWHASGQSNMAMTLASVASRLPAAKQHLVVASFPSLRFRRIAEAAASQPLADFRSSGQWVICSPQTASRFSAVGFYFARRLSADLGVPIGIVDSSRGGTPIEPYLPRSAFASHPTLRRELELGDQSDLVGLRQLSGGVRARDENWLPARLFHSRIAPIQRFSVRGVIWYQGESNSGKGEDPRDYQHKMRGLISGWRNAFNDDLLPFYFVQLPGSGAGPNWPYLREQQRQVARLPHAGMVVTIDLLDEDIHPANKVDVGERLALMALSKAYKQPIASSGPLFDRVEFLDDRAIVHFSHSESGLMIARKDGLSPPQEQVDGQLAHFELADEKGRWSPAVAIIRDKTVEVQCDGLTKPLAVRYAYEINPLTCKLYNRAGLPASPFCSDLAMLDGAPAPFVD; this is translated from the coding sequence ATGATCAATCAAATTTTATCGGGGATTCGGTGGCTCGCGCCAATCTTGATGCTCGTGATTCTGACCAATCCGGTGGGTGCAGAGTTGCGGTTGGGCAAGATTTTTGGGGATCGCATGGTGCTGCAACGCGATCAGCCAGTTCAGATTTGGGGCTGGACTGGGAGTCGTCAGCCAGTGAGTGTTCGTTTTGCAGATCAAGCATTGTCGACCAAAGCGGATCAAAATGGGGCTTGGATCGTCGAATTGAAGCCGATGGGTGCGGCTTCGTCTGGGCGGGACTTGATGGTCAGTGGTAGTCAGCAAGAGGTGGTGCTTCGAGATGTTGTTGTCGGAGACGTGTGGCACGCCAGCGGCCAATCCAATATGGCAATGACGTTGGCCTCTGTGGCTTCACGGCTACCAGCTGCGAAGCAGCATTTGGTCGTCGCATCATTTCCCTCCCTACGTTTTCGCCGGATCGCTGAAGCTGCCGCGTCACAGCCCTTGGCAGATTTCAGGAGTTCAGGTCAATGGGTAATTTGTTCCCCGCAAACTGCCTCAAGGTTTTCAGCGGTCGGTTTTTATTTCGCTCGTCGACTATCCGCAGATTTAGGGGTGCCAATTGGGATCGTAGACTCGTCAAGGGGCGGAACTCCCATTGAGCCTTACCTACCCCGATCTGCATTCGCGTCGCATCCGACGCTGCGTCGCGAACTGGAGCTTGGTGATCAGAGTGATCTGGTGGGTCTTCGGCAGTTGTCGGGCGGTGTGCGCGCTCGAGATGAGAACTGGTTGCCCGCGAGGCTATTTCATTCTCGAATTGCGCCGATCCAACGTTTTTCGGTGCGTGGGGTGATTTGGTATCAAGGGGAGTCAAATTCAGGCAAGGGTGAGGATCCTCGGGATTATCAGCATAAGATGCGTGGCTTGATTTCTGGCTGGCGAAATGCCTTCAACGACGATTTACTTCCTTTCTATTTTGTCCAACTACCAGGAAGTGGCGCCGGACCCAATTGGCCTTATTTGCGAGAGCAGCAACGCCAGGTTGCTCGACTGCCTCATGCCGGAATGGTCGTCACCATCGATCTGCTCGACGAGGATATTCATCCTGCGAATAAAGTTGATGTGGGCGAGCGTCTTGCCCTGATGGCTTTGTCGAAAGCCTACAAGCAACCGATTGCTTCCAGTGGTCCATTGTTCGACCGAGTTGAGTTTTTGGATGACCGAGCAATCGTTCATTTCTCGCACTCCGAAAGTGGACTCATGATTGCAAGGAAAGATGGATTGTCTCCGCCACAGGAACAAGTCGATGGGCAGTTGGCCCATTTTGAGCTGGCTGATGAAAAAGGACGTTGGTCTCCGGCTGTTGCCATCATTCGTGATAAGACTGTTGAGGTTCAGTGCGACGGTTTAACGAAGCCGCTTGCCGTTCGCTATGCCTACGAGATTAATCCTCTGACTTGCAAGTTGTACAATCGAGCTGGCCTTCCAGCTTCGCCCTTTTGTTCAGATCTGGCCATGCTCGACGGTGCTCCGGCCCCATTTGTCGACTGA